The following are encoded together in the Lagopus muta isolate bLagMut1 chromosome Z, bLagMut1 primary, whole genome shotgun sequence genome:
- the MBD2 gene encoding methyl-CpG-binding domain protein 2, with amino-acid sequence MEKQGRIDCPALPPGWKKEEVIRKSGLSAGKSDVYYFSPSGKKFRSKPQLARYLGNAVDLSCFDFRTGKMMPSKLQKNKQRLRNDALNPNKGKPDLNTALPIRQTASIFKQPVTKVTNHPDNKVRSDPQRLADQPRQLFWEKRLRGLSASDVGHEILKAMELPRGLQALGPVPDDVTLLSAVASALHVGSVPVTGQLSSAAEKNPAVWLNSSQPLCKSFRCHDDDIRKQEERVRRVRKKLEEALLAGDPAGSRGQDE; translated from the exons ATGGAGAAGCAAGGCCGGATCGATTGCCCGGCTCTTCCACCCGgttggaagaaagaagaagtCATCCGTAAATCCGGGTTGAGCGCAGGGAAAAGCGACGTTTATTACTTCAG CCCGAGCGGGAAAAAGTTCCGGAGCAAACCTCAACTCGCTCGATATTTGGGCAACGCGGTGGATTTGAGTTGCTTCGATTTTCGGACGGGCAAAATGATGCCcagcaaactgcagaagaaCAAACAGAGATTGAGGAACGATGCCCTCAACCCCAATAAG GGCAAACCCGACCTGAACACGGCCCTCCCCATCCGTCAGACCGCTTCCATCTTCAAACAACCCGTCACCAAAGTCACCAACCACCCCGACAACAAGGTCCGCTCCGACCCCCAGCGCCTGGCCGACCAACCGCGCCAG CTCTTCTGGGAGAAGCGTTTGCGCGGCCTCAGCGCCTCCGACGTCGGCCATGAGATCCTCAAAGCCATGGAGCTCCCGCGGGGACTGCAAG CCCTAGGTCCGGTCCCAGACGACGTCACCTTGCTGTCGGCCGTCGCCAGCGCTTTGCACGTCGGTTCTGTTCCGGTTACCGGTCAGCTTTCgagtgctgcagaaaaaaatccagcagtTTGGCTCAATTCTTCTCAACCCCTTTGCAAGAGCTTTCGTTGTCACGACGACGACATCCG GAAGCAGGAGGAGCGCGTGAGGCGCGTCAGGAAGAAACTGGAGGAAGCTCTGCTGGCCGGCGACCCGGCGGGGTCACGGGGTCAAGACGAGTGA